One part of the Thermodesulfobacterium commune DSM 2178 genome encodes these proteins:
- the acs gene encoding acetate--CoA ligase alpha subunit: MLDFIFKPESIAVVGASEEEKKIGHVILKNLLTQGYAGKLFPINPKRKEILGLKCYPSVSAVGEKIDLAVIVVPAKVVPSVIKDCGEAGVKGVVVITAGFKETGEEGAKLEREILDLIKKYGIRMIGPNCLGVINTELGMNATFAPELPPKGRVSFFSQSGALGVALIDWAIGSGFGFGKFVSFGNKADLNETDFLEYFGEDEDTDIILGYIEDVKDGKRFIEVAKRVAKKKPVILIKSGATEAGARAASSHTGALAGSDRAFTEAFRKAGVIRVEGIKELFEVAEVFKSGKFPSGEKLLIVTNAGGPGIIAADTAEKNGLKLYPMSKESIEYLAEKLPPTAALYNPVDVIGDATSERYAVVLERAMVDPNVDGVCVILTPQAVTDVENVAKIMLEKSKETEKPFVGCFIGGPKVREATSYLKTNNIACYEDPLIAINAYSKLVHYVKYKHREEDEYIKFPISEEVKKEIGLMLEALRDAGVSVIGEENAMKILSLYGIEFPKRGLARTADEAVRIAEQIGYPVVMKISSPHIIHKTDVGGVKIGLKDEKEVREAFLEMTINVKRAMPGAYIKGVNIYEMVTGGKEVILGVSYDNTFGHMIMFGLGGVYVEVLKDVSFRLTPVGKREAYEMIEEIKGKKLLEGVRGEKPCDKDAIVDKILRLSQLVEEFPIIKEIDINPYLVKEVGGVALDARIIIG, encoded by the coding sequence ATGCTGGATTTTATCTTTAAACCTGAGAGTATCGCGGTGGTAGGTGCCTCTGAAGAAGAAAAAAAGATCGGTCATGTTATCCTAAAAAACCTTTTAACCCAAGGCTATGCAGGCAAGCTCTTTCCGATAAACCCAAAACGCAAAGAAATATTAGGACTTAAGTGTTATCCCTCGGTTTCTGCAGTAGGAGAAAAAATAGATTTAGCTGTGATTGTAGTTCCGGCCAAAGTAGTACCTTCGGTTATAAAAGATTGCGGAGAAGCTGGGGTTAAAGGAGTAGTTGTTATTACTGCAGGATTTAAAGAAACTGGAGAAGAGGGAGCCAAGCTTGAAAGGGAGATTTTAGACCTCATCAAAAAGTATGGGATAAGGATGATTGGGCCTAATTGTTTAGGGGTAATAAATACAGAGTTAGGTATGAATGCAACTTTTGCTCCAGAGCTACCTCCTAAAGGAAGGGTTTCTTTCTTTTCTCAGTCTGGAGCCTTAGGGGTAGCTTTAATAGATTGGGCTATAGGTAGTGGTTTTGGTTTTGGAAAATTTGTTAGTTTTGGTAACAAAGCTGACCTAAACGAAACAGACTTTTTGGAGTACTTTGGAGAAGACGAAGATACAGACATTATCCTTGGATATATAGAGGATGTTAAAGACGGAAAACGTTTTATAGAAGTAGCAAAAAGAGTAGCTAAGAAAAAACCTGTTATCCTCATAAAATCTGGTGCAACAGAGGCTGGTGCCAGAGCAGCTTCCTCTCATACAGGGGCTTTAGCTGGATCAGACAGAGCCTTTACAGAAGCTTTTAGAAAGGCTGGAGTTATAAGGGTAGAAGGAATAAAAGAACTTTTTGAGGTAGCAGAAGTTTTTAAAAGCGGAAAGTTTCCTTCAGGGGAAAAACTGCTTATCGTGACCAACGCAGGTGGGCCAGGGATTATCGCTGCAGATACTGCAGAAAAAAATGGATTAAAACTATATCCTATGTCAAAAGAATCTATCGAATACTTAGCAGAAAAGCTACCTCCTACAGCTGCCCTTTACAACCCTGTAGACGTAATAGGAGATGCGACCTCAGAAAGATATGCGGTAGTTTTAGAAAGGGCAATGGTTGATCCTAACGTAGACGGGGTTTGTGTAATCCTTACTCCTCAGGCGGTGACAGATGTAGAAAATGTAGCAAAGATAATGTTAGAAAAAAGTAAAGAGACAGAAAAACCCTTTGTAGGTTGTTTCATAGGAGGACCCAAAGTCAGAGAAGCAACCTCTTACTTAAAGACAAACAACATAGCTTGTTATGAAGACCCACTAATAGCTATAAATGCCTACAGTAAGTTAGTACATTACGTCAAATACAAACACAGGGAAGAAGATGAATACATAAAATTTCCTATCTCCGAAGAAGTTAAAAAAGAAATAGGATTGATGCTTGAAGCACTTAGAGATGCTGGGGTAAGTGTAATAGGAGAAGAAAATGCCATGAAAATATTAAGTCTTTATGGGATAGAGTTTCCCAAAAGAGGGCTTGCCAGAACTGCTGATGAAGCAGTTAGGATAGCAGAACAAATAGGTTATCCGGTAGTTATGAAGATCAGCTCCCCCCATATCATCCATAAAACTGATGTAGGGGGGGTAAAAATAGGTCTTAAAGACGAAAAAGAAGTAAGAGAAGCCTTTCTTGAGATGACGATAAATGTTAAAAGGGCCATGCCTGGGGCGTATATCAAAGGGGTTAACATTTACGAAATGGTAACCGGAGGGAAAGAGGTTATCTTAGGGGTATCTTACGATAATACCTTTGGTCATATGATAATGTTTGGATTAGGTGGGGTTTATGTGGAGGTGCTAAAGGATGTAAGTTTTAGGCTTACACCTGTAGGTAAAAGAGAAGCTTACGAAATGATAGAAGAAATAAAAGGGAAAAAACTCTTAGAAGGAGTGAGAGGAGAAAAACCCTGTGATAAAGACGCTATAGTAGATAAAATCCTAAGATTATCTCAGCTGGTTGAAGAGTTTCCTATTATAAAAGAGATAGATATTAACCCTTATTTAGTAAAAGAAGTAGGAGGTGTAGCTTTAGATGCAAGGATTATCATAGGGTGA
- a CDS encoding phosphotransacetylase family protein → MKTIFLVSNKPFTGRNVLALGLALNLKEKGSKVGYMKLIGKVPVKVGDKILDEEAMFIHKVLELEDPVEWSCPFVFTYDVQYKLFEGEDISVDQQIREVIKKQAELKDYLFVVGGDNIFEGYSLGIDSFHLIKELKGKGLIVQLWDGETSVDDILGIKELLGESFAGAVINKVPVEEYPYVKEKVVPYLEGKGIEVLGVFKKDKLLEAVTVRTLLEVVNGGIVCCEDKLDEFVENITIGAMDPENAMRYFLRIPNKLVITGVNRTDIQILALETSTKCLLLTGGLYPSEMVVNIAKTKGVPVVVTSLDTFSAVEKIQALVGKAILKEKGKALRAKDLVAKNFNLERFLAKVLNNK, encoded by the coding sequence ATGAAAACCATATTTTTGGTATCAAACAAACCGTTTACCGGAAGAAACGTTTTAGCCTTAGGCCTTGCTCTAAACCTGAAAGAAAAAGGAAGTAAAGTGGGTTATATGAAGTTGATAGGCAAGGTGCCTGTCAAGGTAGGAGATAAAATTCTTGATGAAGAGGCGATGTTTATCCATAAAGTCTTAGAGCTTGAGGACCCTGTAGAATGGTCCTGCCCGTTTGTGTTTACCTATGATGTACAGTACAAACTGTTTGAAGGAGAAGACATATCTGTAGACCAGCAGATAAGAGAGGTTATAAAAAAACAGGCTGAACTTAAGGATTACCTTTTTGTGGTTGGAGGAGACAACATTTTTGAAGGCTACAGCCTTGGGATAGATAGCTTTCATTTAATAAAAGAATTAAAGGGTAAGGGGTTAATAGTTCAGCTTTGGGATGGAGAGACCTCGGTGGACGATATTTTAGGAATAAAAGAGCTTTTAGGAGAAAGTTTTGCTGGTGCGGTGATAAACAAGGTCCCTGTTGAGGAATATCCTTATGTAAAGGAGAAGGTGGTTCCATACTTAGAGGGTAAGGGTATAGAGGTTTTAGGGGTTTTCAAGAAGGACAAGTTGCTTGAGGCAGTAACGGTTAGGACGCTACTTGAGGTGGTTAACGGGGGTATTGTGTGTTGTGAGGACAAGCTTGATGAGTTTGTAGAGAACATTACGATAGGTGCGATGGACCCTGAGAATGCGATGAGGTATTTTTTAAGGATACCTAACAAGTTAGTGATAACAGGGGTAAACAGGACAGACATTCAGATTTTAGCTTTAGAGACTTCTACCAAGTGTTTACTTTTGACAGGGGGTTTGTATCCAAGCGAGATGGTGGTAAACATAGCTAAGACAAAGGGAGTGCCAGTTGTGGTGACCTCTCTTGATACCTTCTCGGCAGTTGAAAAAATACAGGCCTTAGTAGGAAAAGCCATTTTAAAAGAAAAAGGTAAAGCCCTAAGAGCTAAAGACCTGGTAGCTAAGAATTTCAACTTGGAAAGGTTTTTAGCAAAAGTTCTTAATAATAAATGA
- a CDS encoding pyruvate ferredoxin oxidoreductase subunit gamma: MVEIRLHGRGGQGAVTSAELIAVAAISQGDYAQAFPSFGPERRGAPVQAFARIDKNPIRSREKIYEPDVILVLDPTLPKIVNVTQGLKPSGIAILNSHLPEPELRKLLHNFQGKIAVVDATKIAIEELGLPITNTTMLGAFLKATGLVSLDAIEQAITARFGRLAEKNIKALKRAIDETKIY, encoded by the coding sequence ATGGTTGAGATTAGATTGCATGGAAGAGGTGGGCAGGGGGCAGTTACCTCTGCTGAGCTTATCGCGGTTGCTGCCATCTCCCAGGGAGATTATGCCCAAGCCTTCCCAAGTTTTGGCCCTGAAAGAAGGGGAGCTCCTGTTCAAGCCTTCGCAAGAATCGACAAAAACCCTATCCGCTCAAGAGAAAAAATCTATGAACCTGACGTAATCCTCGTCCTTGACCCTACCCTACCCAAAATCGTTAACGTAACCCAAGGCCTTAAACCCTCTGGTATCGCCATCCTTAACTCCCATCTCCCTGAACCTGAACTCCGTAAACTCCTTCATAACTTCCAGGGTAAAATCGCTGTCGTTGATGCTACCAAAATCGCCATCGAAGAACTGGGACTACCCATCACCAACACCACCATGCTCGGTGCCTTCCTTAAAGCTACAGGTCTTGTCTCTCTTGATGCCATCGAACAAGCTATCACCGCACGCTTCGGTCGCTTAGCCGAAAAAAACATCAAAGCCCTCAAAAGGGCTATCGATGAAACCAAAATCTATTAA
- a CDS encoding 4Fe-4S binding protein yields the protein MPKDQGLMSWKELAPGMYILEPGNSKKFKTGDWRAFRPVLDKDKCIKCGMCYILCPDICYQQDQDGFFTCNLFYCKGCGICAANCPKKAITMVLEEE from the coding sequence ATGCCAAAAGATCAGGGTCTTATGAGCTGGAAAGAACTTGCACCTGGTATGTATATCCTCGAACCAGGCAACTCTAAAAAATTTAAAACCGGTGACTGGAGAGCCTTTAGGCCTGTCCTTGACAAAGATAAATGCATCAAATGCGGTATGTGCTACATCCTATGCCCTGACATCTGCTATCAACAAGACCAGGATGGCTTCTTCACCTGTAATCTTTTCTACTGCAAAGGCTGCGGCATCTGTGCCGCTAACTGCCCTAAAAAAGCCATTACTATGGTCTTAGAGGAGGAATAA
- a CDS encoding transketolase C-terminal domain-containing protein: MTKKVAKEVSVAVAEAVAQCNVDVISAYPITPQTHIVEHLAELVNNGELDAEYIPVESEHAAMSACIGAAATGARTFTSTSSQGLLLMYENLFIASGLRLPIVMALVNRSVSAPISIWNDHSDVMSMRDAGWIHFFAENGQEAVDLIYHAYKVAEKALLPVAVNIDGFILSHVVEPVTFLDQNLLDKYLPPLKMKYKLDPKNPITIGAIGVPEIYTEAKKAQDEALKASYKIILQAWKDFEKLTGRRYLPVETYQMEDAEVAIVIMGSLAENAMNAVDILRAKGKKVGVVRIRLWRPFPTKDFLKAIGKVKALCVVDRAVSHASTGGPVGIEVRSALYQSNKRPRVLNLIAGLSGRDVTKEDFVEIFEKTFETLSKKPTTPYEIYGVKE; encoded by the coding sequence ATGACTAAAAAAGTCGCCAAAGAAGTCTCTGTTGCCGTGGCTGAGGCTGTCGCACAATGCAACGTAGACGTCATCTCAGCCTACCCCATTACCCCTCAAACCCACATCGTAGAACACCTCGCTGAACTTGTTAACAACGGCGAACTCGATGCCGAATACATCCCTGTTGAATCAGAACACGCTGCCATGAGTGCCTGCATCGGGGCTGCTGCAACAGGTGCTCGTACCTTTACCTCCACCTCCTCACAAGGCCTGCTCCTCATGTATGAAAACCTCTTCATCGCATCCGGTCTGCGCCTCCCTATCGTCATGGCTCTTGTCAACCGCTCAGTCTCAGCACCTATCAGCATCTGGAACGACCACTCTGATGTGATGTCCATGAGAGATGCTGGCTGGATCCATTTCTTTGCTGAAAACGGTCAAGAAGCCGTTGACCTCATCTACCATGCCTATAAAGTCGCCGAAAAAGCCCTGCTTCCTGTTGCCGTAAACATCGATGGATTCATCCTCTCCCATGTGGTCGAACCTGTCACCTTCTTAGACCAAAACTTACTCGATAAATACCTACCACCCCTTAAAATGAAATACAAACTTGACCCCAAAAACCCTATAACCATAGGTGCTATCGGTGTCCCTGAAATCTATACTGAAGCTAAAAAAGCTCAGGATGAGGCCCTTAAAGCCAGCTATAAAATAATCCTTCAAGCCTGGAAAGATTTCGAAAAACTTACCGGAAGAAGGTATCTCCCTGTTGAAACCTATCAGATGGAAGATGCTGAGGTAGCTATCGTCATCATGGGTAGCCTTGCTGAAAACGCCATGAATGCCGTTGATATCCTCAGGGCTAAAGGTAAAAAAGTAGGAGTGGTAAGAATCAGACTCTGGAGACCCTTCCCTACCAAAGACTTCCTCAAAGCCATCGGTAAAGTCAAAGCCCTTTGCGTGGTTGACAGGGCTGTCAGTCATGCCTCAACCGGTGGACCCGTAGGCATAGAAGTACGCTCTGCCCTATATCAGTCCAACAAAAGACCTCGTGTCCTTAACCTGATTGCCGGTCTTAGCGGTAGAGATGTTACCAAAGAAGACTTTGTTGAAATCTTCGAAAAAACCTTTGAAACCTTAAGTAAAAAACCAACCACACCATATGAAATCTACGGTGTAAAGGAGTAA
- the porB gene encoding pyruvate synthase subunit PorB — MRPELKNFKGFTLKNLPEYEGFAQGHRACQGCGTVLPLRLALKALGPNTIAVTATGCMEIVSSPFPYTSWNVPWIHVAFENSATVASGIEAAIKALKRKGKLKSKEKINVVVFAGDGATFDIGLQWLSGALERGHDFIYICLDNEAYMNTGVQRSGATPFGAHTTTSPAGKVVKGQTTWKKNLMGIVVAHNIPYAATANPAFPIDLMNKVKKAALINGPAFIHVYATCPTGWGTKSEDSLLVAKLAVETRVFPLYEVIDGKYIINRKVDKPKPVEEYLKLQRRFRHLTPEQIAYIQERVNQEYEKLLKLAECFGEPQTEQKDE, encoded by the coding sequence ATGAGACCAGAACTCAAAAACTTTAAAGGTTTTACCTTAAAAAACTTACCTGAATATGAAGGCTTTGCTCAGGGCCATAGAGCCTGCCAGGGTTGTGGCACCGTGCTTCCTCTAAGGCTCGCCCTAAAGGCTCTTGGTCCCAATACCATCGCTGTCACTGCAACAGGTTGCATGGAAATCGTCTCAAGCCCCTTCCCCTATACCTCCTGGAATGTACCCTGGATCCATGTTGCCTTCGAAAACTCCGCCACCGTTGCCTCAGGTATCGAGGCTGCCATCAAAGCTCTTAAACGTAAAGGCAAACTTAAATCCAAAGAAAAAATAAATGTGGTCGTGTTTGCAGGAGATGGAGCTACCTTTGACATAGGGCTTCAGTGGCTCTCAGGTGCCCTTGAAAGAGGTCATGACTTTATCTACATCTGCCTTGATAACGAGGCCTACATGAATACAGGGGTGCAAAGGTCTGGAGCTACCCCCTTCGGGGCACACACCACCACAAGCCCTGCAGGTAAAGTCGTCAAAGGTCAAACCACCTGGAAAAAAAACCTGATGGGTATCGTGGTAGCTCACAACATACCCTATGCCGCAACCGCAAACCCTGCCTTCCCTATCGACCTCATGAATAAAGTCAAAAAAGCAGCCTTAATAAACGGACCTGCTTTTATCCATGTCTATGCAACCTGCCCCACCGGATGGGGGACCAAAAGCGAAGACAGCCTTCTTGTAGCTAAACTTGCCGTAGAAACAAGGGTCTTTCCTCTCTATGAAGTCATAGACGGAAAATACATCATCAACCGTAAAGTCGATAAACCTAAACCTGTAGAAGAATATCTCAAGCTCCAAAGAAGATTCAGACACCTTACCCCTGAACAAATAGCCTACATCCAGGAGAGAGTAAACCAGGAATACGAAAAACTTCTTAAACTAGCTGAATGCTTCGGTGAACCCCAAACAGAACAAAAAGATGAGTAA
- a CDS encoding NADH-quinone oxidoreductase subunit C: MRINLLDKAKKLKNLGARYITTVAYLNPDTGDKVVVTHLFDLNGKLEELTYEAEFSETLESIKEVYPAVEWSEREIMELYGIEFSGYPEEEKNLLLSSGGHPFPLLEVEKQKVSRKRHE, encoded by the coding sequence ATGAGAATTAACCTTTTAGACAAAGCAAAAAAACTTAAAAACTTAGGAGCTCGCTATATTACAACGGTTGCCTATCTAAACCCTGATACCGGTGACAAAGTAGTAGTAACACATCTTTTTGATTTAAACGGTAAACTTGAAGAACTAACCTATGAAGCAGAATTTTCGGAAACTTTAGAGAGTATAAAAGAAGTATATCCTGCGGTTGAATGGTCAGAACGAGAGATAATGGAACTTTATGGAATAGAATTTAGTGGTTACCCCGAAGAAGAAAAAAATCTTCTTTTATCTTCGGGGGGCCATCCCTTTCCTCTTTTAGAGGTAGAAAAACAAAAAGTCTCAAGAAAAAGACATGAATAG
- a CDS encoding hydrogenase large subunit — MNRSQKFVLPIGPIHIALEEPIQLKLETEGNIVKNVQLKIGYVHRAIEFLLANKDFYQGIIVVERVCGICSHSHPTCFVQALEQIAGIEVPLRARYLRTLIGELERIHSHLLNTAIACEILGFKTLFVRCMNARENIKDLMEGITGHRGNYAFNTIGGVRKDLLEDEIHEVKKSIDSLEPEIFQLIETVLSNSTLISRTKEIGVLTYQDAIDLSVVGPVARASGVDLDLRKDVAMPGAAYEFLEFEKVIEKDGDVLSRVKVRLLEMIESFKIIKQILKDLPKGPILTKKFVPIPKGIGISRWEAPRGGLIYYCITDGTDIPYRVKIRAPSFVNIYALNRILINQDVADVTIISGSIDPCFSCMQR; from the coding sequence ATGAATAGATCCCAAAAGTTTGTCTTACCTATAGGACCTATTCATATAGCTTTAGAAGAACCTATTCAGCTAAAGTTAGAAACTGAGGGTAATATAGTAAAAAACGTACAGCTTAAGATAGGATATGTCCATCGAGCTATAGAATTTCTTTTGGCTAATAAAGATTTTTATCAAGGAATTATTGTGGTTGAAAGGGTCTGTGGAATTTGCTCTCATTCCCATCCTACCTGTTTTGTTCAGGCTCTTGAGCAGATAGCAGGGATTGAAGTTCCATTAAGAGCAAGATATTTAAGAACTCTGATAGGTGAACTGGAAAGAATTCACTCCCATCTTCTAAACACTGCCATTGCTTGCGAAATTTTAGGATTTAAAACCTTGTTTGTAAGGTGTATGAATGCAAGAGAAAACATTAAAGACCTGATGGAAGGTATCACTGGACATAGAGGTAATTATGCCTTTAATACCATAGGAGGGGTTAGAAAAGATTTACTTGAAGATGAAATCCATGAGGTGAAAAAATCTATAGACAGTCTTGAACCTGAGATTTTTCAACTAATAGAAACTGTTCTTAGCAATTCGACCTTAATTAGCAGGACTAAAGAAATTGGCGTTTTAACCTATCAAGATGCGATAGACCTTTCGGTAGTAGGTCCTGTAGCAAGGGCCTCAGGTGTAGACCTCGACCTAAGAAAAGATGTTGCCATGCCAGGTGCAGCTTACGAGTTCCTTGAATTTGAAAAAGTAATAGAGAAAGACGGAGATGTGCTGAGTCGGGTTAAGGTAAGACTTCTTGAGATGATAGAAAGTTTTAAAATAATAAAACAAATCTTAAAAGACCTTCCTAAGGGACCGATTTTAACCAAAAAGTTTGTACCTATTCCCAAAGGTATCGGGATAAGTAGATGGGAAGCTCCAAGAGGAGGCCTTATTTATTATTGTATAACTGATGGGACAGACATTCCCTATAGAGTAAAAATAAGGGCCCCAAGCTTTGTAAACATCTATGCTCTTAATCGAATCCTGATAAACCAAGATGTAGCTGATGTAACTATTATTTCTGGAAGTATAGATCCCTGTTTTTCTTGTATGCAAAGATAG
- a CDS encoding 4Fe-4S dicluster domain-containing protein: MKVHNSTMPRIFVIKKGEKVKISACNQCGLCAKICSVGAITKEGEAFIINPSLCVGCKLCYYICPSGAIEMVPSFNKYNPIIAQKCDLCKDKGFSPSCAKVCRTKAITVEEK, from the coding sequence ATGAAAGTACACAATTCTACTATGCCAAGGATTTTTGTGATAAAAAAAGGAGAAAAAGTAAAAATTTCTGCCTGCAATCAGTGTGGTCTTTGTGCTAAGATATGTTCTGTTGGAGCAATAACCAAAGAAGGAGAGGCTTTTATCATTAATCCGTCTTTATGTGTGGGATGTAAGCTTTGTTATTATATTTGTCCTTCTGGAGCCATAGAAATGGTCCCATCTTTTAACAAGTATAACCCGATCATCGCCCAGAAGTGTGACCTATGTAAAGATAAAGGGTTTAGTCCTTCTTGTGCCAAAGTTTGTAGAACCAAAGCCATTACTGTAGAGGAGAAGTGA
- a CDS encoding NADH-quinone oxidoreductase subunit 5 family protein → MFLGFSVGVLFLGALISALFYRINSPKFHGSLAFLTSAVALYFLNLTFFEFIKTGEFSWHLPLFRWIRDFINLELIFKANGLNLFFALFGAYVSVGINLYAIKYMTHEEEGFGRFYAFIQLFIGSYLGLTLSENLFWSYVFFELTGLCSYQLIAFWYQSDLSSFSAKKAFLMTHIAGYGFLLGALVFTLSPDPKVYQDLILAGVLIAVLAKSVQWPLYTWIPYAMNAPTPVSALLHAACLVKCGVYLLFKFYLLLGGFPEFWKNLLIYLGMFSSLMGVLFALKQADVKKLLAYHTVSQIGYMVSGIGLGTSLGLASSLFHTLNHALFKGLLFLVAGILQQATHTRDLSLMGGLASKLPKTTVLYLIGAASISGIPGFNGFVSKWMFYQAAIEANHPLAAALGLFISTLTTLSFIKVLDTAFLGKLDEKNKQLSEKPFYLMITGGIILAIPCVVFGLFPQIAITFLINPALSLLNLREVNISFYQLPTVLIGALFILFLGLGILIYFTWLKPKEIIKETEVFKGGEDEPVFNPTADDFVADIENRLATFYKKADPDQYLLKTCSFIEKLIMKVYTTVKKLEQIWSKPC, encoded by the coding sequence ATGTTTCTTGGTTTTAGTGTTGGAGTGCTGTTTTTAGGGGCTCTAATTTCTGCTTTGTTTTACAGGATAAATAGTCCAAAGTTTCATGGCAGTTTAGCCTTTCTTACCTCTGCTGTAGCCTTATACTTTTTAAACCTGACTTTTTTTGAATTTATTAAAACTGGAGAATTTAGTTGGCATCTCCCCCTTTTTAGGTGGATAAGAGACTTCATTAACCTTGAACTGATTTTTAAAGCAAATGGGTTAAATCTATTTTTTGCTCTTTTTGGAGCATATGTTAGTGTAGGGATTAATCTTTATGCTATAAAATACATGACCCATGAAGAAGAAGGTTTTGGCAGATTTTATGCTTTTATTCAGTTATTTATAGGCTCCTATCTAGGGTTAACCCTTAGTGAAAATCTCTTTTGGTCTTATGTGTTTTTTGAACTTACAGGGTTATGTTCTTATCAACTGATAGCCTTTTGGTATCAGTCTGACCTTTCGAGTTTTTCTGCTAAAAAGGCTTTCTTGATGACTCACATCGCTGGTTATGGGTTTCTGTTAGGAGCTCTTGTGTTTACCCTATCTCCTGACCCTAAGGTTTATCAAGATTTAATTTTGGCTGGGGTTTTGATAGCTGTGTTAGCCAAATCGGTTCAATGGCCTCTTTACACCTGGATACCATATGCGATGAACGCTCCTACTCCGGTAAGCGCCCTGCTTCATGCAGCCTGTTTGGTAAAATGCGGGGTGTATCTCTTGTTTAAGTTTTATCTTTTACTTGGTGGCTTTCCTGAATTCTGGAAAAACCTTCTGATTTATTTAGGGATGTTCTCTTCTCTTATGGGAGTTCTATTTGCCTTAAAACAGGCTGACGTTAAAAAACTCTTAGCCTATCACACAGTTAGCCAGATAGGATATATGGTCTCAGGAATAGGGCTTGGAACCTCTCTTGGGTTAGCTTCTTCTCTCTTTCACACCTTAAATCATGCCCTTTTTAAAGGTCTCCTTTTTTTGGTTGCTGGAATCCTCCAGCAGGCAACCCATACCCGAGACCTTTCTCTGATGGGAGGGCTTGCCTCTAAACTACCAAAAACCACGGTTCTTTACCTGATAGGTGCAGCCTCTATCTCAGGAATACCAGGTTTTAACGGCTTTGTAAGTAAATGGATGTTTTATCAGGCTGCGATAGAGGCTAACCATCCATTAGCTGCAGCTTTAGGACTTTTCATAAGTACTCTCACCACCCTTTCGTTTATCAAAGTGCTTGATACCGCATTTTTAGGTAAACTTGACGAAAAAAACAAACAGCTTTCTGAAAAACCTTTTTACCTTATGATTACAGGAGGAATCATCCTAGCTATTCCGTGTGTAGTGTTTGGTCTTTTCCCTCAAATAGCTATCACTTTTCTTATAAATCCAGCCTTATCTCTTTTAAACCTCCGAGAGGTTAACATCAGCTTTTATCAACTCCCTACCGTTTTAATAGGAGCTTTGTTTATTTTGTTCTTAGGCTTAGGGATTTTAATTTATTTTACCTGGCTTAAACCTAAGGAAATTATTAAAGAAACCGAGGTTTTTAAAGGAGGAGAGGACGAACCTGTTTTTAATCCTACTGCAGATGATTTTGTGGCTGACATAGAAAACCGTTTAGCAACCTTTTATAAAAAAGCCGATCCAGACCAATACCTCCTAAAAACTTGCAGTTTTATTGAAAAATTAATCATGAAAGTCTATACTACCGTCAAAAAGTTAGAACAGATATGGAGTAAACCATGTTGA